The nucleotide sequence TTATGTATTATTTTGACCgataataatgtatttatgtgtgtgcatgtatcaGAATTATGTATTCCACTTAATCATAAAAACATGCTAAGCATTCACATATTATTGTCACCTGATCTGGGACCTTTTtggttaaaggaatctggggggggggagaagaatgaGCAGGGGCAGGTCTTGACCCTACTTGTGTCTATGTTCTGCATAGCAGGCCAAACTCAGGCTGTTATACTTTCAGCAGgctgttttcttcttctagaggctcttaatctcagggtcatgggtttgagccccacgttgggcaagaagatccctgcattgcaggaggttggactagatgactcatggTCTCTTCCCACTCTGCAATTCAGTGATTCACAATTGGGTGCTTACCTGTGCTGATAATAATTGGGTTCAGAATCCcattcccatagctgtcaacttttcccttttttaaagggaaattcccttattccgaataggattcctcacaagaaaagggaaaagttgacagctacgcatCCCCCcccgtatgtgtgtgtgtgtgtgtgtgtgtgtaatattatattttatatatatatgaaaacacCCTTCCTCCTGTAGATTACTATGGAGTCGGTGATGAAATTGCAGAGGGTACAGCTGAAATGCAAGAACCTTCATGAATTCCTGCGGGGCCTCAGCCCTGGCATCTTAGACCGGCTCTACAACCATCCTGCCACATGCCTAGCTGTCTTTCGGTGAGCACGAACCCCCTTCTCAAATATTGGGGTGCTGGCCAGAGTGGGGAGGGTGAAATAAAAGAATCGGTTTACTTTCCAAACTAGATTAtttacaacaattttttttaaaaaaatccttccagtagcaccttagagaccaactaagtttgttcagctcataccaagaacaaacttagttggtctctaaggtgctactggaaggatttttaaaaaaaatttgttttgactatggcagaccaacacggctacctacctagaatcatagaatcatagagttggaagagaccacaagggccatccagtccaaccccctgccaagcaggaaacaccatcaaagcattcctgacagatggctgtcaagcctccgcttaaagaaggagactccaccacactctttggcagcaaattccactgtcgaacagctctcactgtcaggaagttcttcctaatgtttaggtggaatcttctttcttgtagtttgaatccattgccccgtgtccgcttctctggagcagcagaaaacaacctttctccctcctctatatacCTGTAACTTGATTATTTACAGTTCAAGCTTAACCGCGCTTACCAGGTAGTAAATCCTGTTTATATGtggcttactcctgggtaagcggagttaggattacagccttaggcTTGATCTTAACTGAGTCACGAATCCTCGATTTTCTAAAGTTGCCTGCGCTGGGGGAGAATCCTGCTGTAAACAAGATGTGCaggtattttattgtattgtatgtgCATTCTGGTGTCTTGCTTAAATTGTGCTTTTGGTATTTAATTGCATCCATTCACAAGAACAGGAAAAGGcgagtcttttttttttagtagtatTATTCCAACAGGTTGTTGTTTTCGATGAGCCAGTCATTCCCGTGattatattttgtattgttttctggTGTTTCATGTGGCACATTGCCCTTTTTAGTCTATGCGAACAGGTGCTatataaaaatctattaaatacataaataaaataaacagtagcATGTttccaagttttttaaaaagtaggtgCTTAAAATACTTGATCGGCGTCGCTTCTGAAAGCAGTTTCGCTATACTCTAAACCATCCACGCATTGATCTGTGTGTTTTAAGCAATTTATTGCagctcagcctttcccaacttgatGCCTTCTGTACGTTTTTGGACCATGGCAAATGGTCAAGAGGGGTGGGAATtgcggtccagcaacatctcgagggccaaaggtcccccacccctactGTCGACCCTCGATGGTGCCTTCTGAGCAGGAGATGCTGTGGCTAATCTCCCGACTTTCCAGATGTTTGCTGCAGTTCCCGTCAGTTTTCCATCAGCAGAGTCCAGGGCAAGGAAAATGGGAGCTGTTTTTcagaaatgtctggagggcctCGGATTAGCCACCCCCTGCGTTATGTTATAAAAGTATTTTGTAaaagctccatctggtacgcaggctgaggccCTACCTGCATGCGGACTGTCTCGCAAGAGTAATGcctgctctggttatctcccgcttggactactgcaatgcgctctatgtggggctgcctttgaaggtgacccggaaactacaactaatccagaatgcggcagctagactggagactgggagcagccgccgagaccctataacaccagtcctgaaacacctacattggctcccagtacgtttccaggcacaattcaaagcgttggtgctgacctttaaagccctaaacggcctcgacccagtatacctgaaggagcatctccacccccatcattcagcccagacactgaggtccagcgctgagggccttctggcggttccctcactacgagaagtgaggttatagggaaccaggcatagggccttctcgatactggaacgccctcccagcagatgtcaaataaataaactactacagtggtgccccgctagacgaaaataattcgttctacaagtgtCTTCGTACAGcaaatttttcatctagcgaagcggcaatgcagcgcggaggttttcgcgccgaattttttttccccgtcttgcgagacagccccattgactttttcgtcttgcggggcagccttccgctagcaaatgccgttcgtctagcgagtttttcgtctagcgaggcattcgtctagcgggacaccactgtatctgacttttagaagacatctgaaggcagccctgtttagggaagcttttaatatttgatgaatattttaatattttgctggaagctgcccagagtggctggggaaacccagccagatgggcggggtataaattattattattaattttattttgtgttcaCAGCACTGTTCTTGCATTTTCAGAGAGCTGCCGGGGTTGGCCAAGAACTATGTCATGAGGATGCTTTTCCTGGAACAGCCCCTCCCTCAGGCCGCTGTGGCCTCCTGGGTCAAGAAGGAGTTCACCAAGTGAGTTGCTGCTTGTGATAGGACAGTGTGGAAGCAAAAGCTCGGGCTGTGTAGCAAAGCATCGGAACAgcaagagaaaccaagccgctgTTCTGTGGGAGCCTAgtgattcacacacacatagaTGAGTTTCTGAGTATCTTCTGGTCCAATTCATATATTACGTTCTTCGCTTCGACAAGGGAACAGCCCGACTGATCTTTATCTTCCCCGGAGCCCGGTTTTGCACTCAGCTTAGCTCACAATTGCTTCTTGCCTTTTAGGGAGCAGGATGAAAGCTCGGATGTCTTGCTGGGGCTGCGGCTCTGGCACACACAGCTGCTCCCCGGCGGCCTCCAAGGAATCGTCTTGAACCCCATCTTTAAGGAGAACCTGCGCATCGCCTTGCTGGGAGGGTAAGTGAGAGCCATGAAGAGAATTAGGAATCGAAGGCAGAGGCTCAGTGCATTTAATGCACTCGAGATAATCCCGTATCTGGCtgtgttcacacataacactaaaccatagtttgctttAACCTTGATTTGTTCAACAAGCCGCAGGTTGTTTCTTCCGCACTTGGATTTGTTTTTAAGCTGCTCTTGCCTTGTATCTCTGTAACATATGAGGTTCTGGGGTGGGATGGGTTAACCAAGGTTGTTGGCTGAGGCATAACGTcaaacaacagttaaaacaaggcACAGTTTGCAAGCCAGCAACAAGCCATGGGTTCACCTTGTTTCTAGGAAACAAACCGTGGTTAAACAGCTGGGCTGGATTCAGACTTTGAGGCCAATCAGATATttgcaaaacaaaccatggttaggtGTTAAGTGCAAACCAGGCCTCCTGACCGATGTGCTTTGGTTGCATTGCAATTAGGAGTGCTTTAATAAATAGagcaatgaaataaagaaaacttCTTTTCTAATGGCCCCACACAGATACGGTGGGGCAACTTGCAAACCATGGGTTTTTCAGACACTTGCCTTCTCCTTgcatgtaaattattattattattattattattatttattacacatTTTTATGGTTTGCTTTAACCATCGCTTAGTGCTCACGCTGGCATTGGCACAGACATGGTTAcgtctagtccagggtttcccaaacttcggtctccagctgtttttggactacaactcccatcattcctagctagcaaggccagtggtcaaggatgatgggaactgtagtccaaaaacagctggaaacccacgtttgggaaaccctggtgttaATCAGTGATTGGAAACGGCATGCTGCATATTCCTTGTCAATCTCCCCTCCGAGAAACCATGATTActagaagcaaaacaaaccaagcaaATGTGATTGATTTGAAGTACTGTACTGGGATTTGCCCCTGAGAGCTAGAGGAGTATTTCATGTCATGGATCACAACTGACCATGATGTGGAGGGTAAGATGTTTGGGAGCAAAAGAACACATAGATTACAACCCTCCTGTTCTGACTGAGAATGACAATGTCGCATACGTACCTGTGGAAGTCAATGGTGACCGGGTTTCGGAATGCCAGCTTTCATGTTATGGCTTTGAGAAACCTCTGTCCCTCCTGCAGCTTTCTGCTAGCTCTATAAGTGTCCAACAGCATTCCTTGCATCTCGTCCTGTTTCTGCAGAGGTAAGGCCTGGTCTGATGACACTGGCCAGCTGGGCCCAGACAAGCACGCCCGGGATGTCCCGTCTCTTGACAAGTACGCCGAGGAGAGGTGGGAGGTGAGTGTTTGGTTTGTGCTTCATTACAGGGCTCCAATATAGGAGTCTTTTGGAGATGCCACCCGGCTGCTGCTTCTCAGTCTGGGCCATGGGAAGTGGGAAGATGGGTTGTTTGCACGGCCATTTGCCATAGCTGTGGCAGAAAAGTGTGGGTTCACGAGGGCCTCTTTCTAGTAGCGAACCAGTCTGGACAAACCCATTTTCTCCCACGCCGTTCCATTTTTGTGCATCCTCCTAGGTCATCCTGCATTTCATGGTGGGCTCTCCAAGTGCAGCCGTGAGCCAGGACTTAGCTCAGCTGCTCATTGAAGCTGGACTGATGAAGAGGTAAGTGGCAAAGAAGACAAACTATGGGGTTGAGGGAGTAGGAATGAATGGTAAAAGAAGCTATCTCAGCATCCCACGCAGTTTTCAGTAGTGGTCCTGTCTGATTAGGAGTCACAAGCCATGTCACTCTTAAAAGAATGTCCACTAGTTACAGGCCCCACCTACTTGAACACCTTGGGGGCAACATAACAAACCATGTGGCAATGGTGGTGCTGATCGCTGCATAGGAACacgggttgcgctgtggtctaaaacacgctggtgagctcccattgctctgtcccagctcctgccaacctagcagtttgaaagcacaccagtgcaagtagataaataggtaccattacagcgggaaggttaacggcgtttccatgcgctctggcttctgtcatggtgtttggttgcaccagaagcggtttagtcatggtggccacatgacccggaaagctgtctgtggacaaacgccagctccctcggcctgaaagcaagatgaatgccgcaaccccatagtcgcctttgactgggcttaactgcccaggggtcttttaccttaccttttataGATAACTGCATGTTGCTGGTGGGCATTTAAAATCCACAATAGTTAATAAAGCATATAGCAtcacaccggtcttgaaagacctacactgactcccagtaagtttccgagcacaattcaaagtgttggtgctgacctttaaagccctaaacggtctcggcctagtatacctgaaggagcatctccacccccatcgttctgcccggacactgagatccagctccgagggccttctggcggttccctcgctgcgagaagcgaggtttgcaggaaaccaggcagagggtctttttggtagtggcgcccgccctgtggaacaccctcccataagacgtcaaggaaataaacaactatacaactttaaggagacgtctgaaggcagtcctgtatagggaagtttttaatgcttgatgtttcattgtgtttttaatattctgttgggagctgcccagagtggctggggaaacccaaccagatggtcagcatttatttgtttgtttgtttgtttgcttgcttgcttgcttgcttgcttgcttgcttgtttgcttgcttgcagaaACGGATAAACTGACTGACTGTATACATAGGGGGAAAGGGAGCTTTCAGGACATGAGAGTCAATTCACTGGAATATGACTGGAAAGGAATATTCTTTTTGCAGAAAATGGCTCTCTtttcaggataaaattaaataaattggggaggaggggaaaaataTGCAGTACCTATATCTTTTGCTCCACCAAGTAttacctctggccccacctaccactgcCAGGTGGCTCTCAGAAAGTTGAATGAAAAACTTTCCCCTCTCCTGATCTAGACCTACACCACAGAGGAGTACCTCATTCTGTTTTCCTTCAACCTCTCTGTGTTTCCTCTTTAGTTCTGAACCTGGGGAGCCCCCCTGTATCACATCTTCCGGCTTCCAGTTCCTGTTGCTGGATACCTCATCTCAGCTCTGGTATTTCATGCTGCAGTATCTCCAGTCGGCTGAGGTGAGGAGAAGAGGGGTCGGCCTACCCgcctctgcccctccccacttGCTCTGGCTATCTCCCTGTTGTGTTTTAACCACCTCTTCTTTCCCCCTACAGACCCGGGGCATGGATCTGGTGGAgattctttcctttctcttccagcTCAGCTTCTCCACTCTCGGCAAGGTGAGAAACTTTCCCCATAAGCTCAAAGTCTGGCAAACAACAAAGTAGCAAAACAAGACAATTGAAAATACAAGGAAAAGCATACTCCATGCGTATTTAGAATTTGAGGGTTGCCAGGAAGCATGGTCTTTCAGCCATCCAATTCCTCCTGGGTGTTAATAATGGGCAAAGGCAGGCACAGCTTACCAAGGGAAGGCATTTCACAgatagggagccaccactgaagagGCCCTGCAGCTCCATCCAGGCAGTACCAGGAGTGGCACCACTCCTTGTTGATCGTAGGGTCTGTGATGGTTGATATTGGAAGAGGGGGAGCACTCTCTTAGTGTAGCCTATAAAGCGGGGAGCAAAAGGATAGGAGGGGTCAAATCCataattctgcattgcagggaaaacattcccctttcccccagATGCATTTTAGGATTGACTCCTGTTTATTTTCCCGTTTATAACTTGACAAATCTTTATTGTGTCCCTTCTTGGGTTTTTTTCTCCTCAAAAGCTACATTACCTCTTGGGAATATGCTTCAGCCTGGACAGTCGCCCAAAGAGGAAGGCAACCTCGGACTGAAAAAGAGTCATTGTCCCCTTTCAACTCTGATTTTATaagactggagggggggggatgcatgaATCGTGCTTTTTCCAAAACCAGATTGCATCTCCCTCCTCATACCAGAATACCACATTCTTAGCTTTGGTCACTTGGAGGTGATGTTTATATTGGGCTTCAGGAAAACAAAGCCTGGTTAAGTGTGTTGTGTCTGTAGGCTCTTTCACACATGCAGGTTCCATCGCTTGATATCGGCAGCATGTGGCGGTGATGTTGACCTGCATGTGTGAATGCATCATCACTGCAGCAGAGAGAAATTTCACATTGCCTCCTGGTGGTTTTCAGTAGTTCGGCCTGATTCGACTGGCAGGCACGAAGCATTGAATGATCCAAgtggtgccccctcccccagcgTGTGTGTGAGTAAATCAGACCCCATTTCCACCCATCTGTTCCCAGGACTATTCCGTGGAAGGGATGAGCGAGTCTCTGCTGAATTTCCTCCAGCACCTTCGGGAATTTGGCCTCGTCTTTCAGAGAAAGGTAAgactccccacccctcccaaggACGTTAGCCGAGTTAGATCGTATGCAGGGTTTTCCGGGAAAGAACAGGGTGGGAAAAACAACAGAAAGCTGTGCCCCCTGTTGTAGGCTGGGGAACCGAACGTTTTAGAGGACCTGCTGCAAAGATGCGGAACTCAAAGTGGAAGTTTGGAGTGGCACTTTTAAGCAGAGTTAGGTAGGTAGGAGGGAGGGATTTCAAGCCTGCAGGAGTCTTACTGCCATTATCCGTCCTTCTCCCCTTCCAGAGGAAATCTCGCCGTTACTACCCCACACGGCTGGCCATCAACCTTTCCTCTGGCATCTCGGGCACCACAGTGGACACCCATTACCAGGGCTTCATAATTGTGGAGACCAACTACAGAATCTATGCCTACACAGGTCAGAGGCTGACTCCCAGCGTGGATCTTAGCTTCTGCATGCGTCCCAGGTgcaattcctggtatctccaggtagggccgtgagtgtcccctgcctgaaaccttggagagccccAGCTAATCCTTGTTTCCcatattattgattgattgatggattgattgattgaatttatatacctccctacacctgggggtctcagggcggttcacagaataaaatcaagatataaaaccacaaaatacctaataaaaacaacaacccagtagccccccccccccgcaaaaaaccacatttttaaaagggcataggatgtcaaccaGATCAACCAAATGTTAAAAAGGGATGTTTTTGACTGGCGTctaaagttgtataatgaaggcaccaggcgaacttccctggggagagcattccacagacggggagccactgcagagaaggccttgttcttgtgttgccgccctccGGACCTTTCGAGGAGgcggcacatgaaggagggcctcagaagatgatctcagggtctgggtaggttcatattgaaagaggcggtccttgaggtattgcggtccggtcctgagccgtttaaggctttataggtcaaaaccagcactttgaattggtcctggaaactaattggtagccaatgcagttggaccaggatcggtgtaatatgctcaaaccatcttgctccggtgagcaacctggccgctgaattctgcacttggGTCTCTGGCAGcttttggaccacagttccccatcatccctggccactggtcctgctatagctagggaagatgggagttgtagtccaaaagaagctggagacccaattttgggaaacccCAGTAGACAATCCTGAACTCAATGGCTCGGTGGAGcaactcggtataaggcagctttctatggtcCTCTTGTTCGTGGTTTTGTGGGCCTCCCCGCCACAATCTCCGCAAATCCAAAATGATAACACTGGTTTTGTAACCCAATGGCACTTAAACGCGGAGAGGAGACCAAGTTAGCTAGCTCCCAATTATCCAGGACCGTCATCCTCCCTCTTGGAGGGCTTCTGTGAATGCCAGGTTCACCAGGGTCTAGTTCAGGACTAGGAAGCTCCTAGGTCAGAATGTTTGCCCACTAAACTCAATGTtggctactctgactggcaacagcatTCCGGGAGACAGAGGCTGTTTTAATTGGAAATGACTGAggttgaatctgagaccttctgcaggcaaggtAGGTtctcacagggaaccaggccgagggccttctcggtagtggcacccaccttgtggaacgacctcccatcagatgtcaaggaaataaacaaccatctgacttttggaagacatctgattTTCCATTCTTGGGTTCAGCTGTGAAATAATACTAAAAGAGAGTAcatgtgagcatgtgcagagtaacTTCTTGTCCATCTCATGCACCAAAAAAATCTGAGCTTGGTAGACATTTTTCTGGgtagaagggaagaagaagaagagtttggatttgatatcccgctttatctctacccgaaggagtctcaaagcggctaacattctcctttcccttcctcccccacaacaaacactctgtgaggtgagtggggctgagagacttcagagaagtgtgactagcccaaggtcacccagcagctgcatgtggaggagcggagacgcgaacccggttccccagattacaagtctaccgctcttaaccactacaccacactggctctcttgccaGTAAGGGGTGTACTTACTTTCAAAAGTTAAGctcttgactctctctctctctctctgccctggtTTCCAGATTCCGAACTACAGATTGCGCTCATCGCCCTCTTTTCCGAGATGCTCTACCGCTTCCCCAACTTGGTGGTGGCTCAAGTCACCCGGGAGAGCGTGCAGCAAGCCATCGCCAATGGCATCACGGCAGACCAGGTGGGGAACCAGGGAGAGGCTGTTGGGTTAACCAGTTTAAAGGGAGCCTAGCAGAGTGTGGTTCGTTTCTGGGCTGGTTAGCCTCCCCTTCCTTTGGGTGTTTCCCAGCACTGACGAACCCACCGCTGGGAATAGTGTGAAGCGATCAAGTAAATGGCGTCAGTCAAATAGTATTAAGGCCAGCTCTGCTTcattccctttttattttctctgtcccGCAGATCATTCATTTCCTACGTACCAGAGCTCACTCTGTGATGCTGAAACAGGTGAGGATTACGGCAGGCAGTGTGGTCACTTAGTGGATCGCTGCACATAAAAGAATCACCCCTCCCTTTCCAAAGGGTTTGGTGCTATTTTTATGACTTTGTGGAATTAGTCTTATGTTACAGCTCAGCTGTTTGAAGGCAGAATGGCAGTTGGCAGGAATCGCAAGTCAGGAGAGggatatttttatgctgtgaactgccctgaggtctACGGACaaagggcagtacagtggtacctcgggttacagacaccttgggttacagacacttcagggtacaaactctgctaacccggaagtagtacctcaggttaagaactttacctcaggatgagaacagaaatcgcgcggcgacagtggcgggaggccccattagctaaagtgctacctcaggttaagaacggacctccagaatgaattaagtttgtaaccagaggtaccactgcatataattttattattgttaattaaTAATGTTGCACTCAGGCTACACTTTTGGGTTTCCCGTGAGCATCTgggtagccactgtgagaacattatgctggactagatgggtcattgggcctgatcctgcgGGGTTCTTCTAATGAAAGGCCAAGGATGGGCGTCACATGTTGGCAAGAGAAATTGGAATGTGGCCTCGAGGATTCTGGGTAACCTCTGCTAGGGAGATTCCAATGGAAGCCTCGGTTGCTGCAGCAATAGGAATACcctattggcccgaatataagctgctcctttaatttttttttggggggggggtgaataaaaacatataaaataccCGAAtatataagccgctccattccttGCTGCTTCTGGCTGTGTACTGGATGGGGGGGGAACCACGCTGCGTTGCCGCGGCCTTTCCCTTTcttcgctctctcccttccctgccttgggggagaggactggggggcgggggactACGCATGGGGTGGCCGCCGCTTTGCCACGCTCCTAGCCCTGTTTGCCctttgctcctggctgcataccgtaaggttgcAAATagaagccgcactttaacttttcacggtcggaatttgggggggaaagtgaggcttatattcaggccaatacagtagtTCATTCTTTGTTTTCCGAGTTGTCTCTGCCATATGCCTCCCTGACTCTTTCTCTGCTGTCTTGCCCCCATAGACCCCGGTGCTGCCTCCCACCATCACAGATCAGATCCGGCTGTGGGAGCTGGAACGAGACAGACTCCGCTTCTCTGAGGGTGAGTGTCTGTGGGTGAGAAACCCCGGTTGggtggaaaagagagaagaacatggggaagggaaggggcgcATCTCTAGGGGAAATATCTCTATCccctcttccaccccacccaactTCCTTCTTGCTTCGGATCCACCTTTCTGGGTTCACCCatgttttttcttcctcctttcacaTCAAGTGCTCATTCCCCTTTTCCCTCCACGGTCGgacgcagcaatgcttctgaataccagattctggaaaccacagaagagcaGTGCACCAGTTGTGTTCtcatcagggtggataaaaatcaatgattttttttttatttaaaaaaatcagatttttaaaaattttaatttaatataaaatgcttttggaggaaaaaaatatttctaaagatagttttctatttaagttacattatagtccaaaggctattcatcaggaaataagaatttgttttaagtttttcatatgtgctaaaactcattttttttaaaaaaaaatggtttaaccacatcagttagcaaacatggatacatgttataatgttattgtttcagttaaatattttttttaattgttattaaggaaatgattattttcctccttccagtaaagtgcagcagaaaagttgtcccaATATAAACAGTttacttattaaacctcacaataatttcataatgtatttctaatagtataaccaaatcggtaatttttgatataact is from Lacerta agilis isolate rLacAgi1 chromosome 2, rLacAgi1.pri, whole genome shotgun sequence and encodes:
- the GTF2H4 gene encoding general transcription factor IIH subunit 4, with protein sequence MESVMKLQRVQLKCKNLHEFLRGLSPGILDRLYNHPATCLAVFRELPGLAKNYVMRMLFLEQPLPQAAVASWVKKEFTKEQDESSDVLLGLRLWHTQLLPGGLQGIVLNPIFKENLRIALLGGGKAWSDDTGQLGPDKHARDVPSLDKYAEERWEVILHFMVGSPSAAVSQDLAQLLIEAGLMKSSEPGEPPCITSSGFQFLLLDTSSQLWYFMLQYLQSAETRGMDLVEILSFLFQLSFSTLGKDYSVEGMSESLLNFLQHLREFGLVFQRKRKSRRYYPTRLAINLSSGISGTTVDTHYQGFIIVETNYRIYAYTDSELQIALIALFSEMLYRFPNLVVAQVTRESVQQAIANGITADQIIHFLRTRAHSVMLKQTPVLPPTITDQIRLWELERDRLRFSEGVLYNQFLSQVDFELLRNHAKELGVLVFENPAKRLMVVTPAGHSDVKRFWKRQKHSS